AAATCCTACTTCCACCATAGCTATTATTAAGCTTTACTGATGGGCTTTTTGACTTATGCACTACACCTATTATATTTGCAAAATCATTGTATTTTTTTAATTCTTTTAATACATTTTGTGCATCTTCTTTAGAACAAATACAAACAAATGTTCCTTCATTAGCTAATTCTAAAGCATCAAATCCTAATAATTCACAAAGCCCTAAAACCCCATCGCTTATACTAATATCACTTTCATTGATTATAAATTCCAAGCCACTTGATTTTGCTAATTCATTTAACACGCTAGATAAACCACCACGAGTAGCGTCTCTTAGACATTTTATATCGTATTTTAAAATATCTCTTACTTCACTATATAAACATTTCGCATCACTCATAATATCGTAGTTAAAACCAAATCTAGCAGCCATTACACAAGCTCCATGCCTTCCTAAATCACCACTTACTATAATAGCGTCGCCTTCTTTAATACTTTTTGTGCTAATTTTATTATTATTAATAAATCCATTTGCATCGCCTATACAAGTTGTATTTATATATATCTTATCAGCCTTACCTTTAGGAACTACCTTCAAATCCCCACACTTAATTCCTACTTCAAATTCTTTTGCAGTATTTGATAAATCATTTAATATTTTTGCTAAATCATCAAGTAAAAAACCTTCTTCTAAAATAAGACCTAAAGTAAGATATTTAGGCTTTGCTCCCATCATCAAAACATCATTTATAGAACCACAAGCTGCGATTTTACCTATATTTGCACCATTGATAAAAATTGGGTCAAGCACAAAAGAATCAGTTGAAAAAGCGATTTTAGAAAAACCATCACAAACAGCAGCATCTTCGCTAAGTCCTTGAGAATTATCAGCTTGAATATGTTTTAAAATAAAATTATTTAAAAACTCATTCATCTCATCTCCGCCACCACCATAGCTTAATAAAACTTGCTTTTGCATAATACTTCCTTTAATTTCCTATTGTGTAATCTCTTACTAATCTAATTTTTGCTACTTTTGATAAAGCTTCTCCTGTCTCAACACTAATTCTTGCTAAAACGGTGTTTTTATCAAATTTTAACGCTTTAGAACTATCAACTTTTGTATATTCTATTGTGATTAAATATTTTCTATCACTATTACTAGGGTAATAGTAATTCTCGGTTATTTTTGCGTTTGACATAATACCTGAATTAACTATAGGATCGCCTGATTCAAACCATCTACTTAATGCCTTTGCTCTAGCCCCGTCCATTATAAGTTCAACCTGCTCTTTAAGATAAGCTCTAGCTGCAAATGACACGGTGCTTTTTGATGATTGTAGGGTTAAAACTCCAACAACGCTTACTAAAATAATAAATATAATAGCAGTTATCATACTAAAACCTGATTTTTTCATATTATTACCCCACTTTTGCAAACTTTAAGGCTTGTCTTTTTAGTAATAAAACTACCTGGCAAATCATTTACTTCTAAGCATAATTTAATTTTAGTAACGCCGTTATTATTACTAATAATAAAATCACTAACATTATTTACAAGTGTTACTTTATCAATGGTATTTGTTGCGAAATTTGGTTTTTTATCTTTAAAATCATAACTATAATATTTTAATTCACTATCTTCAAACTTAATACCTTCAATCTTATCAACTAATACATATACATTACTAATTGTAAAAATCTTATCACTTAGTTTTAGTTCAATTTTTGCATAATCTTCTTTCTTACCACTACCAACATTTCTTTCAGCTATTTCTAAATCATACAAATCTTTTTCCATAAAAGAAGTTGAAGTTGCTATATTATCCCCTAAAAAATATACGCCTAACTTATCTCCTAAAGAATACGAATTAATAATTTTAGTATTAATACCTTTTTGCTTATGAGAAAAACAATTAAAATAATTTGTTCCATCATAGCAACTTGCTTTATCATTTACAGCTGCATGAACAACACTTTTAGTTTCGTTAAGCCCGTCCCATTTATTATGCTTTTTATCAATAATAGCAATCCTAGCCCATTCAAAAATCTTAAAATCATTCTTTAAAGAATCATCTTCAATATTAAAAACAAACTTACAATCAGTTACAGAATTTACACATTCAGAATTTTCAGCTTTTTTAAGTCTAAAGCTATTTTTAATGGCATTGTTTAGGTGTGTTGTTAAAAAGTCCATAGTAGCTTGAGATTTAAGCTCAAGTTCATTTAATGCTCTAACTCTTTGTTCGTTATCGTAAGAAAATTTAATAATCTCTATTCCAAGCCCTGCAATTATTCCTAAAATAACAATAACAACAATTAATTCTATTATCGTAAAAGCCTTTTTCATCTACTTCCTTATAAACTTAAATAATTTTTTAATTTTGCTTCATTAGTGCTATCCCAAGTGGTATCACTAGTCTTCATTGCATATTGGCTATAAATACTATCTAATCTTCCAAATTTATTAAAAAATACATCAAATGATACAACAGGATTAGCTCCATCTAAAATCTGCATTTGACCTACATACATTGTGCTAGTCCCGCCTATATCTCCACATATACTATTTGTTGATATAGCACAATCAGTAGGGATTTTAAAACCAAATTTATAAGATGAATCTATTTTTGAATACTTACCATATATATAATTTATCTTTTGACCTAAAACATTAGAAAAGCTTACATTTTTTTGATTATTTATAGAAATATTATTGATATTTGCAGCACTTCCTGATGGAGTAGCATAATATCTTGAATTAATATTAATTTGATTTAGCTCATCAACTTTATAAGTTATCTTACCTTGTAAAGCAGGAGTTAATATATATTGAGATAATAAGCTATTGATTTTGTATTCATCATAAGCTATATTAGAATTATCATAAGGTAGATTTCTAATAAGTCCATAAAGTTCTTTTACTACATAAAAATATTCTTGTTTATAACCTACCTCATCGCCTTCTAAACTAGCATTAACTATTTTTGGAATAGCTGCTAAGCTAATTCCAATTACAACCATAGAAAATATAAGCTCAATTAATGAAAAGCCTTTTTTCATCCACGAACCCTTTCGTATTCTTTCATATATTCGCCTAAAATTTTAACTTTTTCTAAACTAGCACTATTGTAAATACTAGCTCTTAATCCGCCAAGTTTTTTATGACCTTTTAAACCTAGCATATTGTGTTCTTTAGCAGCTTTACTCCAAAATTCTAAGTCTAATTCATCATTTCCTGTAGTAAAGCAAACATTCATAACTGATCTATCATCATTATTTACATAAGCTTTGTAAAAATTACTATTATCAATAATATCATAAAGATATTTAGCTTTTATTTCATTTTCTTGATTAATTGCATCAAGTCCGCCTTTAGCTTTAATCCATTTCATAATTTTTGCATATACATAAATAGCAAATGTAGGCGGAGTATTAAATAAAGAATTATTATCTGCATAAGTGTTGTAATTAAACATTTTAGGCATAGTTTTATTTTTACTACGTTCTAATAAGTCTTTTCTAATAATCAAACACGCAAATCCTGCTATACCAGCATTTTTTTGAACTCCACCATATAAAACACCTATATTTGAAAAGTCTAATTTCTTAGAAAAAAAGTCCGAACTAGCATCAACAATCAAAGGAGAATTTGAAATAGGAAGTTGCTTATATTGAGTTCCATGCACCGTGTTATTTGAACAAATATAAGTATAAGAACTATCATTATTTAAAGCAATTTTTGGAATATAATTATATTTACTATCTTTTGAACTAGCTACGATTTTTGCATTTACTCCAGCTAAGATAGCTTCTTCGCAAGCTTTTTGCGTCCATACATCAGTATCAATGTATTCACAAGGCTTATTATCTAGGCTAAAATTCATAGCCAATAAGCTAAATTGCATAGTAGCACCACCTTGAACGAAAATTACTTCATAATCATCATTTATTCCATAAAGCTCTTTTGCATCTTTAATAGCGTCATTGTGCATTTGCTCATAATAACTTGAGCGATGACTAATTTCCATAATAGAAAAGCCGTTATTTTTATAACTTAATAATTCTTCTTGAATTTCTTTTAAAACCTCTAATGGTAATTCAGATGGTCCTGCACTAAAATTGTATTGTCTCATTTTTACTCCTTTATAATCTTTGCTATTTTTACACAATCAATTGATTTTAGCGTGATTTCATCACCTTCTTTTAAAGCACTAAGTTTTATGCCTTTATTATCTTTCATAACTCTAGCATACTCTTTAATGCTTTCTAAGAATGATTGATGAGTGCTTAAAATCTTTTGATAATTGTTTATTTTTACATATTTTTCTTTAAATTTAGGTTTAAAGCTGTTATTTAATAATATTTTTTGATTTTCTAGTTTGTCTTTTGCTAGTTTTATTTTAAAATCAATGATGTTTTTACTCTTTATAAAATCATTTAAAGATTGATTTTTATTTAAAATAGCCTTACTAAATGATTGCTTTGCTAGTTTTTCATATTGATTTAGACTAAATTGCATACTTGAAATATTGCTTTTAAGCTTTGTGATATTTATCTTATTTTCATAAATATTATAAAGCCTTTCTTTATTTTCTAAGGCTTTATGAAAATTATTATTTAAAATAGTTTTTTGATTATTTAAAATTAGCTCATTTTGTTTTAAGATATTTTTTAGCTTATTTTGAAATAAAGTCTTTTTATTTAAAAGATTATTTTTATATGAATTAAATTTAAAATTCACTTCTTTTTTAGAAAATTTACTTGCTAAATATAAATAATTTTGCTCTTTTTTATCCAAATGTTTTTTAATAGTTGAATTAAAATAATTTTGCAAATTATCTAAATCTAGCATTCTATCAAACTTATTATAAACCAAGCTTTGCATAGCCGCAGTTGGGGTTGCATAATACTTACTAGCTGCTAAATCGCTTAAATGAGTATCTATTTCGTGTCCTAAACCTGTAATTATTGGGATTTTAGATGCTACGATTTGTCTTACTAAAGCTTCATCGTTAAAGCAAAATAAATCTTCTTTACTACCACCGCCACGAGCTATTAATATAATATCAAAATCAAATTCATTAGCCTTTTTAATACACTCAATTACTCTTTTACTAGCATTTTCTCCTTGCATTAAACTATCAAAAAACACTAATTTTATTAAATAAGCTTCGTTGTTTTCATAAACTCTTAAAATATCTTTAGCAGCAGCTGAATTAATAGCTGTAATTACTGCAATTTTTTTAATATTTTTTGGAATTTGTTTTTTATAAATATCTAAAAACAAGCCTTCATCTTTTAATTTCTTATAAAGCTCATTAAAAGCTGCTTGTAATTTACCCAATCCATCGGCTAATTCATAATCAGTGCAGTTTAGTTGATACTTTCCACTAGCAGGATATATGGTAAGTTTTCCAATGGCTATTATTTTATTGCCTACTATTAAATTAGCCTTACCTTTGTTATAGCTTGAAAACATAGTGCAATCAAGGCTTGATAACTCATCTTTAATAGTAAAATACCAATGCCCTGAAGTATGATTTGTAATCTTGCTAACTTCTCCTTGAATTGCGATATTTAAAAAAGTGCTTTCTAAATTATTTTTAGCAAGATTATTGATTTCGCTTACACTAAAATATGTTTTTTCTAGTTTATTTGCTAACATTTTTACTCGCTATAAACAATGAACTAACTCCAAAACTATAAGTTTTGAAAAGTTTTAAATCAAAATTATGCTCTTTTAATTTATCTTTAAATTCATCATTTGAGTAAAAATCATCAATAGAATTAGGTAAATATTCATAAGCTGCTTTGTTTTTGCTTAAAATTCCACCTATTATAGGTAATATTTTTTTTAGATAAAAATCACGGAAAAATCCTATTATACCACCCTTTTCTCTTTTGAAAAACTCTAATACCAAAAGCGTTCCATTAGGCTTTAGCACTCTTTTAAATTCTTCCAATGCTTCATCTTTTTCAACCACATTTCTAAAACCATAACTAATAGTAATTAAATCTACGCTTTCATTATCTAATGGTAAATTATTTGCATAGCCTAATTTAAAGTCAATTTCTAAATGACGCTTTTTAGCCACTTCTAGCATTCCACTGCTTGGGTCAATCCCTACAACCTTTGCATTTGGAATTTTACTTAGCAAAACACACATATCGCCTGTCCCACAAGCAATATCAGCTATATTTAAATTAGAATTTAAATTAAGAAAATCTTTAACCTTACTAATCGCATCAAATCTCCATTTTGCATCGATACCAAAACTTAAAACCTTATTAGCTTTATCATAGCTTGGAGCTATTTCATTAAACATTTCTACTATTTTTTCTTGTTTTTGCATATTTATCCTAAATAATAAGTTCTAGCTATTTTACTAATTTTTCTAGCTATTTTTTTAACGCTTTTATTTTTTGCTAATTTTTCTTGAAAATCTAATTTTTTATGAGTTTTAAAAAAGCTTAAAAATTCAAGCAATATTATTAATTTTTCGCAACTTTCATTAAATCTTAATACTTTTATAGCTTCTTTTCTTAAAACTTTTGAAAAGATTTTTACAAAATTGACCTTAGCACAATTTGTGGTATAAAAATTATTTTCATCTAAAATAATACAAGATAAATTATCATAAAAATTATCATTTTTATTGATAGTTTTTATTATATTTTCTTCGTAAATAAAAGAGAATAAATTAAGAATTTCTTTTATTATCTCTTGCTTAGAATTAATACTCAAATAAAACAAATATATCCTTAAAGCAAGTCCTATGCTAATGCTTAAATCCCTTGATT
This is a stretch of genomic DNA from Campylobacter sp. RM12651. It encodes these proteins:
- the hypE gene encoding hydrogenase expression/formation protein HypE; this encodes MQKQVLLSYGGGGDEMNEFLNNFILKHIQADNSQGLSEDAAVCDGFSKIAFSTDSFVLDPIFINGANIGKIAACGSINDVLMMGAKPKYLTLGLILEEGFLLDDLAKILNDLSNTAKEFEVGIKCGDLKVVPKGKADKIYINTTCIGDANGFINNNKISTKSIKEGDAIIVSGDLGRHGACVMAARFGFNYDIMSDAKCLYSEVRDILKYDIKCLRDATRGGLSSVLNELAKSSGLEFIINESDISISDGVLGLCELLGFDALELANEGTFVCICSKEDAQNVLKELKKYNDFANIIGVVHKSKSPSVKLNNSYGGSRILQMPKGELLPRIC
- a CDS encoding prepilin-type N-terminal cleavage/methylation domain-containing protein, which encodes MKKAFTIIELIVVIVILGIIAGLGIEIIKFSYDNEQRVRALNELELKSQATMDFLTTHLNNAIKNSFRLKKAENSECVNSVTDCKFVFNIEDDSLKNDFKIFEWARIAIIDKKHNKWDGLNETKSVVHAAVNDKASCYDGTNYFNCFSHKQKGINTKIINSYSLGDKLGVYFLGDNIATSTSFMEKDLYDLEIAERNVGSGKKEDYAKIELKLSDKIFTISNVYVLVDKIEGIKFEDSELKYYSYDFKDKKPNFATNTIDKVTLVNNVSDFIISNNNGVTKIKLCLEVNDLPGSFITKKTSLKVCKSGVII
- a CDS encoding prepilin-type N-terminal cleavage/methylation domain-containing protein gives rise to the protein MKKGFSLIELIFSMVVIGISLAAIPKIVNASLEGDEVGYKQEYFYVVKELYGLIRNLPYDNSNIAYDEYKINSLLSQYILTPALQGKITYKVDELNQININSRYYATPSGSAANINNISINNQKNVSFSNVLGQKINYIYGKYSKIDSSYKFGFKIPTDCAISTNSICGDIGGTSTMYVGQMQILDGANPVVSFDVFFNKFGRLDSIYSQYAMKTSDTTWDSTNEAKLKNYLSL
- the serC gene encoding 3-phosphoserine/phosphohydroxythreonine transaminase, with the protein product MRQYNFSAGPSELPLEVLKEIQEELLSYKNNGFSIMEISHRSSYYEQMHNDAIKDAKELYGINDDYEVIFVQGGATMQFSLLAMNFSLDNKPCEYIDTDVWTQKACEEAILAGVNAKIVASSKDSKYNYIPKIALNNDSSYTYICSNNTVHGTQYKQLPISNSPLIVDASSDFFSKKLDFSNIGVLYGGVQKNAGIAGFACLIIRKDLLERSKNKTMPKMFNYNTYADNNSLFNTPPTFAIYVYAKIMKWIKAKGGLDAINQENEIKAKYLYDIIDNSNFYKAYVNNDDRSVMNVCFTTGNDELDLEFWSKAAKEHNMLGLKGHKKLGGLRASIYNSASLEKVKILGEYMKEYERVRG
- the xseA gene encoding exodeoxyribonuclease VII large subunit — translated: MLANKLEKTYFSVSEINNLAKNNLESTFLNIAIQGEVSKITNHTSGHWYFTIKDELSSLDCTMFSSYNKGKANLIVGNKIIAIGKLTIYPASGKYQLNCTDYELADGLGKLQAAFNELYKKLKDEGLFLDIYKKQIPKNIKKIAVITAINSAAAKDILRVYENNEAYLIKLVFFDSLMQGENASKRVIECIKKANEFDFDIILIARGGGSKEDLFCFNDEALVRQIVASKIPIITGLGHEIDTHLSDLAASKYYATPTAAMQSLVYNKFDRMLDLDNLQNYFNSTIKKHLDKKEQNYLYLASKFSKKEVNFKFNSYKNNLLNKKTLFQNKLKNILKQNELILNNQKTILNNNFHKALENKERLYNIYENKINITKLKSNISSMQFSLNQYEKLAKQSFSKAILNKNQSLNDFIKSKNIIDFKIKLAKDKLENQKILLNNSFKPKFKEKYVKINNYQKILSTHQSFLESIKEYARVMKDNKGIKLSALKEGDEITLKSIDCVKIAKIIKE
- the ubiE gene encoding bifunctional demethylmenaquinone methyltransferase/2-methoxy-6-polyprenyl-1,4-benzoquinol methylase UbiE; this translates as MQKQEKIVEMFNEIAPSYDKANKVLSFGIDAKWRFDAISKVKDFLNLNSNLNIADIACGTGDMCVLLSKIPNAKVVGIDPSSGMLEVAKKRHLEIDFKLGYANNLPLDNESVDLITISYGFRNVVEKDEALEEFKRVLKPNGTLLVLEFFKREKGGIIGFFRDFYLKKILPIIGGILSKNKAAYEYLPNSIDDFYSNDEFKDKLKEHNFDLKLFKTYSFGVSSLFIASKNVSK